A single region of the Nocardioides ochotonae genome encodes:
- a CDS encoding GNAT family N-acetyltransferase, with the protein MTRVRPSGTSDTDLVVRLAAPGDHDAVGDLVASAYAEFLLGPDDPYLARLRDSAARAAQAELWVAADGDGELLGTVTICPDGSPWREIARPDEGEFRMLAVSPAAQGRGVGARLVELALERARAEGRRGVVLSSLPQMSAAHRVYARFGFLAVPERDWQPAPGVALRAFRVAL; encoded by the coding sequence GTGACGCGCGTGCGACCGTCCGGGACCAGCGACACCGACCTGGTCGTGCGGCTCGCCGCTCCGGGCGACCACGACGCCGTCGGCGACCTCGTGGCCTCCGCCTACGCCGAGTTCCTCCTCGGCCCCGACGACCCCTACCTCGCCCGGCTGCGCGACAGCGCCGCCCGCGCCGCCCAGGCCGAGCTGTGGGTGGCCGCCGACGGGGACGGCGAGCTGCTGGGCACGGTCACCATCTGCCCCGACGGATCACCCTGGCGCGAGATCGCGCGCCCCGACGAGGGCGAGTTCCGGATGCTCGCGGTCTCCCCCGCCGCCCAGGGCCGCGGCGTCGGCGCCCGCCTGGTCGAGCTGGCCCTGGAGCGGGCGCGCGCCGAGGGCCGCCGCGGCGTCGTGCTCTCCAGCCTGCCGCAGATGAGCGCGGCGCACCGCGTCTACGCGCGCTTCGGGTTCCTCGCCGTCCCCGAGCGGGACTGGCAGCCGGCGCCCGGCGTCGCGCTGCGCGCCTTCCGGGTGGCGCTGTGA
- a CDS encoding FecCD family ABC transporter permease, translating into MSAGATLRVPLGGRVLLVERRGALACLLLVLVAAGLAFLGLSRGTGWDPPGEVWAALTGDGPRSVVVTEWRAPRVVAGLVLGAALGLAGAIFQNLTRNPLGSPDVIGLDAGAYTGALLVITVLGGSAAQLAAGSVVAGLATAAVIYLLSIRAGFSGLRLVVIGIAVNAMLTAVNAWLVLRAELDVAIVAAGWSAGSLNGLDWGEVRLPFLVLGALAVVLVGAARALHQSALGEELAVTTGVRLGPLRLLLIAVGVGCTATVTAVAGPIVFVALAAPQVGRRLAGAAGVPLLPAALTGAVLLSASDLIAQVLLAPVALPVGVVTTAVGGAYLIWLLLKEVKR; encoded by the coding sequence GTGAGCGCGGGGGCGACGCTGCGGGTGCCGCTGGGCGGCCGGGTGCTGCTCGTCGAACGGCGCGGCGCGCTGGCCTGCCTGCTGCTCGTGCTGGTCGCCGCCGGCCTGGCCTTCCTCGGTCTCTCGCGGGGCACCGGCTGGGACCCGCCCGGTGAGGTGTGGGCCGCGCTGACCGGCGACGGGCCGCGATCGGTGGTGGTCACCGAGTGGCGGGCGCCCCGGGTGGTCGCCGGGCTCGTGCTCGGCGCGGCGCTCGGGCTGGCCGGCGCGATCTTCCAGAACCTCACCCGCAACCCGCTCGGCAGCCCGGACGTGATCGGGCTGGACGCGGGCGCCTACACCGGGGCGCTGCTGGTGATCACCGTCCTCGGCGGCAGCGCGGCCCAGCTCGCCGCCGGCTCGGTCGTCGCCGGCCTGGCCACCGCCGCGGTGATCTACCTGCTCTCGATCCGCGCCGGGTTCAGCGGCCTGCGGCTGGTCGTCATCGGCATCGCCGTCAACGCGATGCTCACCGCCGTGAACGCCTGGCTGGTGCTGCGCGCCGAGCTCGACGTCGCGATCGTCGCCGCCGGCTGGAGCGCCGGCTCCCTCAACGGCCTGGACTGGGGCGAGGTGCGGCTGCCGTTCCTCGTGCTGGGGGCGCTCGCCGTGGTGCTCGTGGGCGCCGCCCGGGCGCTGCACCAGTCGGCGCTGGGGGAGGAGCTCGCGGTCACCACCGGCGTGCGGCTCGGCCCGCTGCGGCTGCTGCTGATCGCCGTCGGCGTCGGCTGCACGGCCACCGTGACCGCGGTGGCCGGGCCGATCGTCTTCGTGGCGCTCGCCGCGCCGCAGGTCGGCCGCCGGCTCGCCGGCGCCGCCGGGGTGCCGCTGCTGCCGGCGGCGCTCACCGGGGCCGTGCTGCTGTCCGCCTCCGATCTGATCGCCCAGGTCCTGCTCGCACCCGTGGCGCTCCCGGTGGGTGTCGTGACCACCGCGGTCGGCGGGGCCTACCTCATCTGGCTGCTGCTGAAGGAAGTGAAGCGATGA
- a CDS encoding ABC transporter ATP-binding protein, with translation MTRLVADALTLAYGERTISTGLDLAVPDRAFTAIVGANACGKSTLLRALVRLLAPASGRVVLDGRDLATLRAKAVARELGFLPQGLVPVEGIRVAQLVRRGRYPHQSLLGTWTEADEAAVDRAMAAAGVTGLATRTVEELSGGQAQRVWIAMVLAQESSYLLLDEPTTFLDVAHQYELLGLLARLRDEGRTIVTVLHDLNQACRYADHLVAMKDGRIVAQGAPAEIMDAALVEHVFGLPCVVVPDPVAGTPMVVPTAGY, from the coding sequence ATGACCCGCCTGGTCGCCGATGCCCTGACCCTCGCCTACGGCGAGCGGACCATCTCCACCGGTCTCGACCTCGCCGTGCCCGACCGGGCCTTCACCGCGATCGTGGGAGCCAACGCCTGCGGCAAGTCGACGCTGCTGCGGGCGCTGGTCCGCCTGCTGGCGCCGGCGTCCGGGCGGGTCGTCCTGGACGGCCGCGACCTGGCCACCCTGCGCGCCAAGGCGGTGGCGCGCGAGCTCGGGTTCCTCCCGCAGGGCCTGGTGCCGGTGGAGGGGATCCGGGTCGCCCAGCTGGTACGCCGGGGGCGCTACCCGCACCAGTCGTTGCTGGGCACCTGGACCGAGGCCGACGAGGCGGCCGTGGACCGCGCGATGGCGGCCGCCGGGGTGACCGGGCTGGCCACCCGGACCGTCGAGGAGCTCTCGGGCGGGCAGGCCCAGCGGGTCTGGATCGCGATGGTGCTGGCGCAGGAGTCGTCGTACCTCCTGCTCGACGAGCCGACGACGTTCCTCGACGTGGCGCACCAGTACGAGCTGCTCGGCCTGCTGGCCCGGTTGCGCGACGAGGGGCGCACGATCGTGACGGTGCTGCACGATCTCAACCAGGCCTGCCGCTACGCCGACCACCTGGTTGCGATGAAGGACGGCCGGATCGTGGCGCAGGGGGCGCCCGCCGAGATCATGGACGCCGCGCTGGTCGAGCACGTCTTCGGGCTGCCCTGCGTGGTGGTCCCGGACCCGGTCGCCGGGACCCCGATGGTGGTTCCGACCGCCGGCTACTGA
- a CDS encoding FecCD family ABC transporter permease yields MTELARRPAQAGGEGARRGVLLAAAALAVLLLGVASICVGTRSIAPVEVLRALLDFAGTDDHVVVRDIRLPRTLLAVVVGAALATAGALIQTLTRNPLAEPGILGVTAGAGFAIVLAQALWQSDSQVAQLAAALVGALLATVAVYAVGRDSPVRLLLAGVALSSVLAGLSLGIRLLRPEVFDNYRFWAVGSLAGREQTPLTLPVLVVVVALVGALLLSRPLDALALGEHVAHALGAHVVRTRVLVVVLVTVLAGAATAVAGPIAFVGLIVPHVARRLARGSVPWLLGFSLLLGPALLLAADVLGRLLLPTGEVPVAIVTAFLGAPVLIWVVRRYGTVAL; encoded by the coding sequence ATGACTGAGCTCGCCCGCCGGCCGGCGCAGGCGGGCGGGGAGGGCGCACGCCGCGGCGTACTGCTCGCCGCTGCTGCCCTGGCCGTCCTGCTGCTCGGCGTCGCGAGCATCTGCGTCGGGACGCGCAGCATCGCGCCCGTCGAGGTGCTGCGCGCGCTCCTCGACTTCGCCGGCACCGACGACCACGTCGTGGTGCGGGACATCCGGCTGCCGCGCACCCTGCTCGCGGTGGTCGTCGGTGCCGCGCTGGCCACCGCCGGGGCGCTGATCCAGACGCTGACCCGCAACCCGCTCGCGGAGCCGGGCATCCTCGGCGTCACCGCCGGGGCCGGGTTCGCGATCGTCCTCGCCCAGGCGCTGTGGCAGTCCGACTCCCAGGTCGCGCAGCTGGCGGCCGCACTCGTCGGCGCGCTGCTCGCCACCGTCGCGGTGTACGCCGTGGGGCGCGACTCCCCGGTGCGGCTGCTGCTGGCCGGGGTCGCGCTGAGCTCGGTGCTCGCCGGGCTCTCGCTGGGGATCCGGCTGCTGCGCCCCGAGGTCTTCGACAACTACCGGTTCTGGGCGGTCGGGTCGCTGGCCGGGCGCGAGCAGACCCCGCTCACCCTGCCGGTGCTGGTCGTGGTCGTCGCGCTCGTCGGCGCGCTGCTGCTCTCGCGCCCGCTGGACGCGCTCGCGCTCGGCGAGCACGTCGCGCACGCCCTGGGGGCGCACGTGGTGCGCACCCGGGTGCTGGTCGTGGTGCTGGTGACGGTGCTGGCCGGCGCAGCCACCGCGGTGGCCGGTCCGATCGCGTTCGTCGGGCTGATCGTCCCGCACGTGGCACGCCGGCTGGCCCGGGGCTCGGTGCCCTGGCTGCTCGGCTTCAGCCTGCTGCTCGGTCCGGCGCTGCTGCTCGCGGCCGACGTGCTCGGCCGGCTGCTGCTGCCCACCGGGGAGGTGCCGGTCGCGATCGTGACGGCCTTCCTCGGTGCGCCGGTGCTGATCTGGGTCGTGCGCCGCTACGGAACGGTGGCGCTGTGA
- a CDS encoding siderophore-interacting protein, with protein sequence MSIDRSEPGTRVALHQRTGTGIARVGYPIGVRRVRVAAREQVTETMVRLTLSGPELEGFHTYQADDHVKVVFAFPDGTRNDPVPNDEDSLDWVRPVPPTRKYTVRRHDPARHEIDLDFVVHPGGLAADWAAAVAVGEEVVIAGPPGAKVWPTGFDHHVLAVDTTGLPALARWLEESPADVSAHVLIDTDHAADRDYPLASRPGVEVTWLDRGEGSRLAEAVAALTLPLGRTFLFAAGEAGDVKTLRAWAREHCAESMVTGYWKRGVAGLDD encoded by the coding sequence ATGTCGATCGACCGCTCCGAGCCGGGCACCCGGGTCGCCCTGCACCAGCGCACCGGCACCGGCATCGCCCGGGTCGGCTACCCGATCGGGGTACGCCGCGTGCGCGTCGCCGCGCGCGAGCAGGTCACCGAGACGATGGTGCGCCTGACCCTGTCCGGCCCCGAGCTCGAGGGCTTCCACACCTACCAGGCCGACGATCACGTCAAGGTGGTCTTCGCCTTCCCCGACGGCACCCGCAACGACCCGGTGCCCAACGACGAGGACAGCCTGGACTGGGTGCGCCCGGTGCCGCCGACGCGCAAGTACACCGTGCGGCGCCACGACCCGGCGCGCCACGAGATCGACCTCGACTTCGTCGTGCACCCGGGCGGCCTCGCCGCTGACTGGGCCGCCGCGGTCGCCGTGGGCGAGGAGGTCGTGATCGCGGGCCCGCCCGGCGCGAAGGTCTGGCCCACGGGCTTCGACCACCACGTGCTGGCCGTCGACACCACCGGCCTGCCCGCGCTGGCGCGCTGGCTCGAGGAGTCCCCGGCCGACGTGTCGGCCCACGTGCTCATCGACACCGACCATGCGGCCGACCGCGACTACCCGCTGGCGTCGCGGCCGGGCGTCGAGGTGACCTGGCTGGACCGTGGGGAGGGCTCGCGCCTGGCCGAGGCGGTGGCCGCCCTGACGCTGCCCCTTGGCCGCACCTTCCTCTTCGCCGCCGGTGAGGCCGGCGACGTCAAGACGCTGCGCGCCTGGGCCCGTGAGCACTGCGCAGAGAGCATGGTCACCGGCTACTGGAAGCGCGGGGTCGCCGGACTCGATGACTGA
- a CDS encoding 50S ribosomal protein bL37 has product MGKTGRKRRARKKKGANHGKRPNA; this is encoded by the coding sequence ATGGGCAAGACCGGCCGCAAGCGCCGCGCTCGCAAGAAGAAGGGCGCGAACCACGGCAAGCGCCCCAACGCCTGA
- a CDS encoding sensor histidine kinase: MPSLTELVRNHTDLDDADVAWLQLLQADWQIIADLSFADLVLWLPDRSGSGFWAAGQMRPTTGPTAYVDDVIGTFVPAGRRPLIDAAAREGRVVRDGDPEWRDDVPVRVEAIPVRRGSRVIAVVARNTNLLGVRTPSQLELSYLQTAADLTQMIARGHFPSPGQRSDHADSPRVGDGFLRVDAAGRVEYASPNALSVYRRLGLSGDLAGLTLADVTRELVPPRRRPDEETLSAVLGGRAQRDLEITSERSDGLSLIVRAVPLRPAGERIGALILVRDVTDLRRRDRELVTKDATIREIHHRVKNNLQTVAALLRLQARRMDSEAGRSALEEAVRRVGTIAIVHETLSQAVEETVDFDDVVDRLGAMVTDVSSVGGRVRVRRDGAFGVLSSESATALAMVLTEIMQNAVEHGYDAGSEELLGTIDVRVRRLVGRLHLTVDDDGVGLPDGFDVEGSTNLGLSIVRTLVESELGGQLEIGPVPEGRGTRVGVDIPLE, from the coding sequence GTGCCGTCCCTGACCGAGCTCGTGCGCAACCACACCGACCTGGACGATGCGGATGTGGCCTGGCTGCAGCTGCTCCAGGCGGACTGGCAGATCATCGCCGACCTCTCCTTCGCCGACCTGGTGCTCTGGCTTCCGGACCGCTCGGGCAGCGGCTTCTGGGCGGCCGGGCAGATGCGACCCACCACCGGCCCGACGGCGTACGTCGACGACGTGATCGGCACCTTCGTGCCGGCCGGGCGGCGCCCGCTGATCGACGCCGCGGCCCGCGAGGGACGCGTGGTGCGCGACGGCGACCCGGAGTGGCGCGACGACGTGCCGGTGCGGGTCGAGGCGATCCCGGTGCGCCGCGGGAGCCGGGTGATCGCGGTGGTGGCGCGCAACACCAACCTGCTCGGCGTACGCACGCCCAGCCAGCTCGAGCTGTCCTACCTGCAGACCGCCGCGGACCTCACCCAGATGATCGCCCGCGGCCACTTCCCCTCACCCGGCCAGCGCAGCGACCACGCGGACTCCCCGCGCGTCGGCGACGGCTTCCTGCGCGTCGACGCGGCCGGCCGCGTCGAGTACGCCAGTCCCAACGCGCTCTCGGTCTACCGCCGCCTCGGGCTCTCCGGCGACCTCGCCGGGCTGACCCTCGCCGACGTCACCCGTGAGCTGGTGCCGCCCCGGCGTCGTCCCGACGAGGAGACGCTGAGCGCGGTGCTCGGCGGTCGCGCCCAGCGCGACCTGGAGATCACCAGCGAGCGCAGCGACGGGCTCTCGCTGATCGTCCGCGCGGTGCCGCTGCGCCCCGCCGGTGAGCGGATCGGCGCGCTGATCCTGGTGCGCGACGTGACCGACCTGCGCCGACGCGACCGGGAGCTGGTGACCAAGGACGCCACGATCCGCGAGATCCACCACCGGGTGAAGAACAACCTGCAGACCGTGGCCGCCCTCCTGCGCCTCCAGGCGCGCCGGATGGACTCCGAGGCCGGCCGCTCCGCGCTCGAGGAGGCCGTGCGTCGCGTCGGCACGATCGCGATCGTCCACGAGACGCTCAGTCAGGCCGTCGAGGAGACCGTGGACTTCGACGACGTGGTCGACCGGCTCGGGGCCATGGTCACCGACGTGAGCTCGGTGGGCGGCCGGGTGCGGGTGCGCCGCGACGGCGCGTTCGGCGTGCTGTCCTCGGAGTCGGCCACCGCACTGGCGATGGTGCTCACCGAGATCATGCAGAACGCCGTGGAGCACGGCTACGACGCGGGCAGCGAGGAGCTCCTCGGCACGATCGACGTGCGGGTGCGCCGGCTCGTCGGGCGCCTGCACCTCACCGTCGACGACGACGGGGTGGGGCTGCCGGACGGCTTCGACGTCGAGGGCTCCACGAACCTGGGGCTCTCGATCGTGCGCACGCTGGTGGAGTCCGAGCTCGGCGGACAGCTCGAGATCGGACCGGTGCCGGAGGGCCGGGGCACCCGGGTCGGGGTGGACATCCCCCTGGAGTGA
- a CDS encoding thioesterase family protein — MSEASLRFTVSAADTAAALGSGTLPVLATPRLLAWLEAATCAALDPTLPEGAASVGTRVAVEHRAPSPVGQELEVTASSSYADGRLHRFTVAARHVLGDRPGAVVASGEITRVVVDAARFLTRISPAS; from the coding sequence GTGAGCGAGGCGTCCCTGCGGTTCACCGTGTCCGCGGCCGACACCGCCGCCGCGCTGGGCTCCGGCACCCTGCCGGTCCTGGCCACCCCGCGCCTGCTGGCCTGGCTCGAAGCCGCCACCTGCGCGGCACTCGACCCCACGCTGCCGGAGGGCGCGGCCTCGGTCGGCACCCGGGTCGCGGTCGAGCACCGCGCGCCCAGCCCGGTCGGCCAGGAGCTCGAGGTGACCGCCTCCTCGTCGTACGCCGACGGGCGCCTGCACCGCTTCACCGTCGCGGCCCGCCACGTCCTCGGCGACCGGCCGGGCGCCGTCGTGGCGAGCGGTGAGATCACCCGCGTGGTGGTCGACGCGGCCCGATTCCTGACCCGGATTTCTCCTGCGTCCTGA
- a CDS encoding DUF2785 domain-containing protein yields MSETYWRELQAQGLAVPSDRSLHELTAELTTMLGDPDPAVRDGLAVPVILTWLDRGVYDDLMSGLGDGMAIGLSAGLGESGTDTVFRRSLSARILGACLDRGTEHALVAPDRVLDWGDRLATWFLREQDLRGFVPGKGRAEAVSHGADALGALARSSHLGAPELTVVLDVLADRLLLPTEELFSHGEPDRLAAATMQVLHRDLVPLAVLEPWVARIAAHAGVRAAYDGRDPYLVRGNAESFLRALYLQLALGPQPPAVRSDLLLVVVDALRATNPDHLRAPGEHYLGTRRASARS; encoded by the coding sequence ATGTCGGAGACGTACTGGCGAGAGCTGCAGGCACAGGGTCTCGCGGTCCCCTCCGACCGCTCGCTGCACGAGCTGACCGCCGAGCTGACCACGATGCTCGGCGACCCGGATCCCGCGGTCCGAGACGGCCTCGCGGTGCCGGTGATCCTCACCTGGCTGGACCGCGGGGTCTACGACGACCTGATGAGCGGTCTCGGCGACGGCATGGCGATCGGCCTGTCCGCCGGCCTGGGCGAGTCCGGCACCGACACCGTCTTCCGGCGCAGCCTGTCGGCCCGGATCCTGGGCGCCTGTCTGGACCGCGGCACCGAGCACGCACTGGTCGCCCCGGACCGGGTGCTCGACTGGGGCGACCGGCTCGCGACCTGGTTCCTGCGCGAGCAGGACCTGCGTGGCTTCGTGCCGGGCAAGGGTCGTGCCGAGGCGGTCTCCCACGGCGCCGACGCGCTCGGCGCGCTTGCCCGCTCCAGCCACCTCGGCGCCCCCGAGCTCACGGTCGTCCTCGACGTGCTGGCCGACCGGCTGCTGCTGCCCACCGAGGAGCTGTTCAGCCACGGCGAGCCCGACCGGCTCGCGGCCGCGACCATGCAGGTGCTCCACCGCGACCTGGTGCCGCTGGCGGTCCTGGAGCCCTGGGTGGCCCGAATCGCCGCCCACGCCGGCGTCCGCGCGGCCTACGACGGCCGCGACCCCTACCTCGTCCGCGGCAACGCCGAGTCGTTCCTGCGCGCGCTCTACCTCCAGCTCGCGCTCGGCCCGCAGCCGCCGGCCGTCCGCTCCGACCTGCTGCTGGTCGTCGTCGACGCGCTGCGCGCCACCAACCCCGACCACCTGCGCGCCCCCGGCGAGCACTACCTCGGCACCCGGCGCGCCAGCGCGCGCAGCTGA